One Helianthus annuus cultivar XRQ/B chromosome 7, HanXRQr2.0-SUNRISE, whole genome shotgun sequence genomic region harbors:
- the LOC110924962 gene encoding uncharacterized protein LOC110924962 — MKQHLASLPNIAAPERGELISVVLTIKRYKARVPVYFFSKTLKLAETKYTPPLEKLAFALVKTARRLQRYFQAHPIQVVTDQPIKNVPEKPETSRRLAKWAVELGEHNITYVPRKAVKAQIMADFILEVPKETITEVNTASAEPSNPHTWKLFTDGAPSIEGSGAGLVLIDPNELEFTYAFRLEFQTTNNEAEYEALIAGLKLARKMGVKKLQVFIDSLLVSNQVTDNYMAKESNMQKYCETAKELMNSFEACTVKQIPRSQNKKADALSKLSSLTFAHLIKKVLVEVLKQSSLQKLEVQDVITEEGPEHHTKKVLVEVLNWMTPLIKFLTNGELLKDQVEAERVRIKTRQYVLQENILYKKGYLAPLLRCVGPEQSQYLIKEIHEGICGAHFGPRSVVSKLMNLGYFWPTMHRDASDQLKKCEVCQIHAPVPKSPKHDLIPISSAWPFHKWGMDIIGPFPPAKGGVKFLVVGVDYFTKWPEVKPLAKITGKQITDFVWESIVCRFGLPGVLVTDNGKQFAEKPFSTWCKEFRITQVFSSVAYPQSNEQVERTNRSIVEGIKARLGKHDTNWLEELPNVLWAIRTTEKTSQKKTPYSMVFGSEAVIPAEIDVTTKRTFNIHLEANDVRVFNHVLKCLIMRFYMIMCMKTSYFELILIYMYSEHNGWLLELDGRFSGSIMEYWKHTHKLEGQNMKNGKFGSNRRH, encoded by the coding sequence atgaagcaGCACCTGGCTTCATTGCCAAACATTGCAGCACCTGAACGGGGGGAGCTGATCAGTGTAGTCCTGACCATCAAAAGATACAAGGCCCGGGTACCTGTTTACTTCTTCAGTAAAACACTAAAATTGGCAGAGACCAAGTACACCCCCCCACTTGAAAAACTTGCTTTTGCACTAGTCAAGACAGCCAGAAGGCTTCAGAGATACTTTCAAGCACATCCCATACAAGTGGTCACGGACCAGCCAATCAAAAATGTGCCTGAAAAACCCGAAACTTCTAGACGTTTAGCCAAATGGGctgtggaactaggtgaacacaaTATCACCTATGTCCCAAGAAAAGCTGTAAAAGCTCAAATCATGGCTGACTTCATTTTGGAAGTGCCCAAAGAAACAATAACGGAAGTCAACACAGCCTctgctgaaccctccaaccctcaTACCTGGAAGCTCTTTACCGACGGAGCTCCCAgcattgaagggtcaggagcaggGTTAGTCCTAATTGATCCTAATGAATTGGAGTTCACGTATGCTTTTCGCCTTGAATTTCAGACCACAAACAACGAAGCTGAGTATGAAGCATTAATTGCTGGGCTCAAGCTTGCAAGAAAAATGGGTGTAAAAAAGCTTCAAGTCTTCATAGACTCATTACTTGTTTCAAACCAAGTAACTGATAACTACATGGCGAAGGAATCAAACATGCAGAAATACTGTGAAACGGCTAAAGAACTCATGAATTCATTCGAAGCATGCACAGTCAAACAAATCCCAAGATCAcaaaacaaaaaggctgatgcTCTAAGCAAACTTTCTTCATTAACCTTTGCCCATCTCATAAAGAAGGTATTGGTTGAAGTGTTAAAGCAATCATCTCTCCAAAAGCTAGAAGTTCAAGATGTCATCACCGAGGAAGGTCCGGAACATCACACAAAGAAGGTATTGGTTGAAGTGTTAAATTGGATGACCCCGTTGATCAAATTCCTCACAAATGGTGAACTACTAAAGGATCAAGTAGAGGCTGAAAGGGTTCGAATAAAaacaagacaatatgtgttgcaagaaAATATTCTATACAAAAAAGGGTACCTTGCACCATTACTTCGTTGTGTCGGCCCGGAACAAAGTCAATACTTGATCAAGGAAATTCATGAAGGAATTTGTGGAGCTCATTTCGGCCCAAGATCAGTAGTCTCAAAGTTGATGAACCTTGGATACTTCTGGCCAACCATGCATCGAGATGCAAGTGATCAATTGAAAAAGTGTGAAGTCTGTCAAATACATGCTCCTGTGCCAAAAAGCCCAAAGCATGATTTGATTCCCATCTCATCTGCTTGGCcgttccataaatggggaatggacatcaTTGGACCGTTCCCCCCGGCCAAAGGAGGAGTTAAATTTCTCGTAGTAGgggttgattacttcaccaaatggccGGAAGTGAAGCCATTAGCAAAGATAACAGGAAAGCAAATCACTGACTTTGTGTGGGAAAGCATCGTTTGCAGATTTGGGCTACCGGGGGTATTAGTCACAGACAATGGTAAACAGTTTGCTGAGAAGCCTTTTAGCACATGGTGCAAAGAATTCCGAATAACACAAGTCTTCAGCTCAGTAGCCTACCCTCAATCCAACGAGCAGGTTGAAAGAACAAATCGAAGCATCGTGGAGGGCATCAAAGCACGATTGGGAAAACATGACACCAATTGGCTCGAAGAACTCCCAAACGTATTATGGGCAataagaacaaccgaaaaaacaagtcAAAAGAAAACACCTTATAGCATGGTATTTGGATCCGAAGCTGTGATCCCAGCAGAAATAGATGTTACAACAAAGAGAACATTCAACATTCATCTAGAAGCAAATGATGTGAGGGTGTTTAatcatgttttaaagtgtttaattatgagGTTTTACATGATTATGTGTATGAAAACGAGTTACTTTGAGTTGATTTTGATTTACATGTACTCGGAGCATAACGGATGGCTTTTGGAGCTTGACGGAAGGTTTTCGGGAAGCATTATGGAGTATTGGAAGCATACACACAAGTTGGAAGGCCAAAATATGAAAAACGGGAAGTTCGGTAGCAATCGGCGCCACTAG